In Colwellia sp. M166, a genomic segment contains:
- the rplK gene encoding 50S ribosomal protein L11, whose product MAKKVTALIKLQVAAGAANPSPPVGPALGQHGVNIMEFCKAFNAKTDSLEKGAPVPVVITVYADRSFTFETKTPPAAYLLLKAAGIKSGSGRPNTEKVGTVTTAQLEEIVKTKESDLTAGSMEAAVRTIAGSARSMGLVVED is encoded by the coding sequence ATGGCTAAAAAAGTCACAGCTTTAATCAAGCTACAAGTTGCTGCTGGCGCAGCAAACCCGTCACCGCCAGTTGGTCCTGCACTAGGTCAACACGGTGTGAACATCATGGAATTTTGTAAAGCGTTTAACGCGAAAACAGATTCTTTAGAGAAAGGCGCTCCAGTTCCAGTAGTTATTACTGTTTATGCTGATCGCTCTTTTACGTTCGAAACAAAAACTCCACCTGCTGCTTATTTATTATTAAAAGCTGCTGGTATCAAGAGTGGTTCAGGTCGTCCTAACACTGAAAAAGTTGGTACTGTTACTACAGCACAACTTGAAGAAATCGTTAAGACAAAAGAATCAGATCTTACTGCTGGTTCAATGGAAGCTGCAGTGCGTACCATTGCGGGCTCTGCTCGTTCAATGGGTTTAGTGGTAGAGGACTAA
- the rplA gene encoding 50S ribosomal protein L1: protein MAKLSKRARLIREKVDVLKEYDISEAITLLKELATANFRESVDVAVNLGIDARKSDQNVRGATVLPNGTGRDVRVAVFTQGVNADKAKEAGADIVGMEDLAEQVKAGNMDFDVVIATPDAMRVVGQLGQILGPRGLMPNPKVGTVTPDVVTAVNNAKAGQIRYRNDKNGIIHTTIGKADFDGAKLQENLESLLEALKKAKPANAKGQYIKKVSVSTTMGAGVVVNQASLTL from the coding sequence ATGGCTAAATTATCAAAACGCGCTCGTCTTATCCGTGAAAAAGTAGACGTATTAAAAGAATATGACATCAGCGAAGCAATTACTTTACTTAAAGAACTTGCTACTGCTAACTTCCGTGAAAGTGTTGATGTTGCTGTAAACCTTGGCATTGACGCTCGTAAATCTGATCAAAACGTACGTGGCGCAACAGTGCTTCCAAACGGTACTGGTCGTGATGTACGTGTTGCTGTATTTACCCAAGGCGTTAACGCAGATAAAGCGAAAGAAGCTGGTGCTGACATCGTAGGTATGGAAGATTTAGCTGAACAAGTTAAAGCCGGTAACATGGACTTTGACGTGGTAATTGCTACTCCAGACGCTATGCGTGTTGTTGGTCAACTAGGTCAAATCTTAGGCCCTCGTGGTTTAATGCCTAATCCTAAAGTTGGCACAGTAACTCCTGACGTTGTTACGGCTGTAAATAACGCAAAAGCGGGTCAAATTCGCTACCGCAATGACAAAAACGGTATCATCCATACTACTATTGGTAAGGCTGATTTCGACGGTGCTAAATTGCAGGAAAACCTTGAGTCATTATTGGAAGCGCTTAAAAAAGCAAAACCAGCTAATGCTAAAGGTCAGTACATTAAGAAAGTTTCTGTTTCAACTACTATGGGTGCCGGCGTTGTCGTCAACCAAGCTAGCTTGACACTATAA
- the rplJ gene encoding 50S ribosomal protein L10, with product MAINLDDKKAIVAEVQEAANGAQSAVVADSRGVSVEAITVLRKQARENGVWMKVIRNTLARRALQGTDFECVTDTLVGPSLIAFSNEHPGAAARLFTDFAKTNEAFELKAAAFEGNAVDVNMLAKLPTYDEAIARLMSAMKEASAGKLVRTIAAVRDQKEQEAA from the coding sequence ATGGCTATCAATCTTGATGACAAAAAAGCAATTGTTGCTGAAGTTCAAGAAGCTGCCAATGGCGCTCAATCAGCTGTAGTCGCGGATTCACGCGGTGTTTCAGTTGAAGCAATTACTGTATTACGTAAGCAAGCACGTGAAAACGGCGTATGGATGAAAGTTATCCGTAACACGTTAGCACGTCGTGCATTACAAGGTACTGACTTTGAATGTGTTACTGACACATTAGTTGGTCCATCATTGATTGCATTTTCAAACGAGCATCCAGGTGCAGCAGCACGCTTATTCACAGACTTCGCTAAAACTAACGAAGCTTTTGAATTAAAAGCAGCAGCATTTGAAGGTAATGCAGTAGACGTAAACATGTTAGCTAAGCTACCAACTTACGACGAAGCAATTGCACGTTTAATGAGCGCTATGAAAGAAGCATCTGCAGGCAAACTTGTCCGCACAATTGCTGCAGTACGCGATCAGAAAGAGCAAGAAGCTGCTTAA
- the rplL gene encoding 50S ribosomal protein L7/L12 yields the protein MSISKDDILNAVAEMSVMDVVALIEAMEEKFGVSAAAAVAVAGGAAEAAEEQTEFDVVMTSFGEKKVAVIKAVRGATGLGLKEAKDLVESAPKAIKEGVEKAEAEELKKLLEEAGASVEIK from the coding sequence ATGTCTATTTCTAAAGACGATATCCTAAACGCAGTTGCTGAAATGTCAGTAATGGACGTTGTTGCACTTATTGAAGCAATGGAAGAAAAATTCGGCGTATCTGCTGCTGCAGCTGTTGCTGTTGCTGGTGGCGCTGCTGAAGCTGCTGAAGAGCAAACTGAATTTGACGTAGTAATGACTAGCTTCGGTGAGAAGAAAGTTGCTGTGATCAAAGCAGTTCGTGGCGCTACAGGTCTTGGCTTAAAAGAAGCTAAAGACTTAGTTGAATCAGCTCCTAAAGCGATCAAAGAAGGCGTTGAAAAAGCTGAAGCAGAAGAGCTTAAGAAACTTCTTGAAGAAGCAGGTGCTTCTGTTGAGATCAAATAG
- the rpoB gene encoding DNA-directed RNA polymerase subunit beta, translating to MVYSYSEKKRIRKDFGKSVQVMDYPFLLSIQLESFRKFIDIDPTGETGLEAAFHSIFPIKAYSGSSELQYVSYRLGEPLFDVKECQIRGVTYSAPLRVKLRLVVYDKEAAAGTVKDIKEQEVYMGEIPLMTDNGTFVINGTERVIVSQLHRSPGVFFDHDKGKTHSSGKVLYNARVIPYRGSWLDFEFDPKDNLFVRIDRRRKLPASIILRALEYSTEEILDIFYDTTNFEIKGDKLVMDLIPERLRGETATFDIKLPNGDVLVEQGRRITARHIRSLSKEKMATLDVPAEYIVGKVLSKAYIDESTGEVIAEANAEITLEMLAELSQAGHKVLATLYMNEFDVGSYMSDTLRVDNSTNRLEALVEIYRMMRPGEPPTKDAADTLFNNLFFALERYDLSTVGRMKFNRRVGNADDVGTGVLSKEDIISVMKTLIGIRDGKGEVDDIDHLGNRRIRSVGEMAENQFRVGLVRVERAVRERLSLGDLDAIMPQDLINAKPISAAVKEFFGSSQLSQFMDQNNPLSEVTHKRRISALGPGGLTRERAGFEVRDVHPTHYGRVCPIETPEGPNIGLINSLSCYARTNDYGFLETPYRKIVDGLITDDIDYLSAIEEGNFVIAQTTAEVDADGKLVDGLVACRHKNEFTLMSADQVQYMDVSPQQIVSVAASLIPFLEHDDANRALMGSNMQRQAVPTLKVDKPLVGTGMEKIVAVDSGVTVVAKRGGVVDYVDASRIVVKVNENEMVAGEAGIDIYNLTKYTRSNQNTCINQRPLCRMAEPVVRGDVLADGPSTDMGELALGQNMRIAFMPWNGYNFEDSMLLSERVATEDRFTTIHIQELTCIARDTKLGSEEITADIPNVGESALSKLDEAGVVYIGAEVNGGDILVGKVTPKGETQLTPEEKLLRAIFGEKAADVKDSSLRVPNSVSGTIIDVQIFTRDGVEKDARAVEIEEMQLKQVKKDLGDEFSILEDGIYARAKKLLLGSGLNESDLNSMSRDKWLVQNLSDEGQQSELEQIAEQYDNIKADFDKKYEVKRRKITQGDDLAPGVLKIVKVYLAVKRRIQPGDKMAGRHGNKGVISNVVPVEDMPYDEHGVPVDVVLNPLGVPSRMNIGQILETHLGMAARGIGEKINRMLEAQQEVHKLRGFLKEVYDLGESRQNVDIDSFSDDEIMRLAGNLRAGLPIATPVFDGASEKEIKDLFKLADMPESGQFTLTDGRTGREFERPVTVGYMYMLKLNHLVDDKMHARSTGSYSLVTQQPLGGKAQFGGQRFGEMEVWALEAYGAAYTLQEMLTVKSDDVNGRTKMYKNLVDGDHRMEPGIPESFNVLLKEIRSLGINIELDQD from the coding sequence ATGGTTTACTCTTACTCTGAAAAGAAACGTATTCGTAAGGACTTTGGTAAAAGTGTGCAAGTAATGGATTATCCATTCTTGTTATCAATCCAACTCGAATCTTTCCGTAAGTTTATTGATATTGATCCAACAGGTGAAACAGGCCTAGAGGCTGCGTTTCATTCTATTTTTCCAATTAAAGCTTATTCTGGTAGCTCAGAATTACAATATGTTAGCTACCGTTTAGGCGAGCCGTTATTTGATGTTAAAGAATGTCAAATTCGCGGTGTAACCTATTCTGCGCCATTACGCGTTAAATTGCGTTTAGTTGTTTATGATAAAGAAGCAGCAGCAGGCACAGTAAAAGATATCAAAGAACAAGAAGTATACATGGGTGAAATACCATTAATGACTGACAACGGTACGTTTGTCATCAATGGTACAGAGCGTGTTATTGTTTCTCAATTACATCGTTCTCCTGGTGTGTTTTTCGATCACGATAAAGGCAAAACACACTCTTCTGGTAAAGTGTTATATAACGCTCGCGTTATTCCTTACCGTGGTTCTTGGTTGGATTTCGAATTTGATCCAAAAGATAATTTATTCGTTCGTATTGACCGTCGACGTAAATTACCTGCTTCGATCATTTTACGTGCCTTGGAATACTCTACTGAAGAAATTCTAGATATTTTCTACGATACGACTAATTTCGAGATTAAAGGCGATAAGTTAGTCATGGATTTAATTCCAGAACGCTTACGTGGTGAAACAGCTACTTTCGACATTAAGTTACCAAATGGCGATGTACTTGTTGAGCAAGGTCGTCGAATTACTGCGCGTCATATTCGTTCTCTTTCAAAAGAGAAAATGGCTACGCTAGACGTACCAGCTGAATATATCGTAGGCAAAGTACTTTCTAAGGCTTATATCGATGAGTCTACTGGTGAAGTAATCGCTGAAGCGAATGCTGAAATCACCTTAGAAATGCTAGCTGAATTAAGTCAAGCAGGCCATAAAGTACTTGCTACTTTATATATGAACGAATTTGATGTTGGTTCATATATGTCTGACACTTTACGTGTAGATAACTCAACTAACCGCTTAGAAGCGCTAGTTGAAATTTACCGTATGATGCGTCCTGGTGAGCCGCCAACAAAAGATGCAGCGGACACACTATTTAATAACTTGTTCTTCGCTCTAGAGCGTTACGACTTATCTACTGTTGGTCGCATGAAGTTCAACCGTCGTGTTGGTAATGCTGATGATGTAGGTACAGGTGTATTATCTAAAGAAGATATCATTTCAGTAATGAAAACTTTGATCGGCATTCGTGACGGTAAAGGTGAAGTTGATGATATTGATCACTTAGGTAACCGTCGTATCCGTTCTGTAGGTGAAATGGCAGAAAATCAATTCCGTGTTGGTTTAGTTCGTGTTGAGCGTGCTGTTCGTGAACGTTTAAGTCTTGGTGACTTAGATGCGATCATGCCACAAGATTTAATTAACGCTAAGCCGATTTCTGCTGCCGTTAAAGAATTCTTTGGTTCATCTCAATTGTCACAATTTATGGATCAAAACAACCCGTTATCAGAAGTCACGCATAAGCGTCGTATTTCTGCTCTTGGGCCAGGTGGTTTGACACGTGAACGTGCTGGTTTTGAAGTACGTGATGTTCATCCAACGCATTATGGTCGTGTATGTCCAATTGAAACGCCAGAGGGACCAAACATTGGTTTGATCAACTCGCTTTCATGTTATGCGCGCACTAACGATTATGGTTTCTTAGAAACACCTTATCGTAAAATTGTTGACGGTTTAATTACCGATGACATTGATTACCTTTCTGCTATTGAAGAAGGTAACTTTGTTATTGCACAAACTACCGCTGAAGTTGATGCTGATGGTAAATTAGTTGACGGTTTAGTTGCTTGTCGTCATAAAAACGAATTTACCTTAATGTCTGCTGACCAAGTTCAGTATATGGATGTTTCTCCACAACAAATCGTATCTGTAGCGGCGTCATTGATCCCGTTCCTAGAACACGATGATGCTAACCGTGCCTTGATGGGCTCGAACATGCAACGTCAAGCTGTACCTACCCTTAAAGTGGATAAGCCACTTGTTGGTACGGGTATGGAAAAAATTGTTGCTGTTGACTCTGGTGTTACTGTTGTTGCTAAACGTGGTGGTGTTGTTGATTACGTTGATGCGTCACGTATCGTCGTTAAAGTTAATGAAAATGAAATGGTAGCTGGTGAAGCTGGTATTGATATTTATAACTTAACTAAATACACCCGTTCAAACCAAAATACTTGTATTAACCAACGTCCATTGTGTCGTATGGCTGAGCCTGTAGTTCGTGGTGATGTATTAGCTGATGGTCCTTCAACCGATATGGGTGAACTGGCTCTTGGTCAAAACATGCGTATTGCATTCATGCCTTGGAATGGTTACAACTTCGAAGATTCAATGTTGTTATCTGAGCGTGTAGCTACTGAAGATCGTTTTACTACGATTCATATTCAAGAGTTAACCTGTATCGCTCGTGATACTAAACTTGGCAGTGAAGAAATTACTGCTGATATTCCAAATGTTGGCGAATCTGCATTATCTAAATTAGATGAAGCCGGTGTTGTTTACATTGGTGCTGAAGTTAATGGTGGCGACATCTTAGTGGGTAAAGTTACTCCTAAAGGTGAAACACAATTAACGCCAGAAGAAAAACTTTTACGCGCTATCTTTGGTGAAAAAGCAGCTGACGTTAAAGACAGCTCTTTACGTGTACCTAACTCAGTATCAGGTACCATCATTGACGTGCAAATCTTCACCCGTGACGGTGTAGAAAAAGATGCTCGTGCTGTTGAAATCGAAGAAATGCAACTTAAACAAGTTAAGAAAGACTTGGGTGATGAGTTCAGCATTTTAGAAGATGGTATTTATGCTCGTGCGAAAAAATTATTGTTAGGATCTGGTTTGAATGAATCTGATCTTAATAGCATGTCACGTGACAAGTGGTTAGTTCAAAACTTGAGCGACGAAGGTCAACAGTCAGAACTTGAGCAAATCGCTGAACAATACGACAACATCAAAGCCGACTTCGATAAGAAATATGAAGTTAAGCGCCGCAAGATCACTCAAGGTGATGATTTAGCGCCAGGCGTATTGAAAATCGTTAAAGTTTATCTAGCCGTTAAACGTCGTATCCAGCCAGGTGATAAAATGGCCGGTCGTCATGGTAACAAAGGTGTTATTTCAAACGTAGTACCTGTTGAAGATATGCCTTACGATGAGCACGGTGTGCCAGTTGATGTTGTACTTAACCCACTGGGTGTACCATCACGTATGAACATCGGTCAGATCCTAGAAACGCATTTAGGTATGGCTGCCCGTGGTATCGGTGAGAAAATCAACCGCATGTTGGAAGCTCAACAAGAAGTTCATAAGTTACGTGGATTCTTGAAAGAAGTTTACGACTTAGGTGAATCTCGTCAGAACGTAGATATTGATTCATTCTCTGATGATGAAATTATGCGTTTAGCGGGTAACTTACGTGCAGGTCTTCCTATTGCTACGCCAGTATTTGATGGTGCTAGTGAAAAAGAAATTAAAGACTTATTTAAACTTGCTGATATGCCTGAAAGTGGTCAATTCACTCTTACTGATGGCCGTACTGGTCGTGAATTTGAGCGTCCGGTAACTGTTGGTTACATGTATATGTTAAAACTGAACCATTTAGTTGATGACAAAATGCATGCACGTTCTACTGGCTCTTACAGCCTAGTAACGCAACAACCATTAGGTGGTAAAGCACAGTTTGGTGGTCAACGTTTTGGTGAGATGGAAGTGTGGGCCCTAGAAGCATACGGCGCTGCTTATACCTTGCAAGAAATGTTAACGGTTAAATCTGATGATGTTAACGGTCGTACTAAGATGTATAAAAACTTAGTTGATGGTGATCATCGCATGGAACCGGGTATCCCTGAATCATTCAACGTATTGTTGAAAGAAATTCGTTCGTTGGGTATCAACATCGAATTAGATCAGGACTAG
- the rpoC gene encoding DNA-directed RNA polymerase subunit beta', whose protein sequence is MKDLLKFLKQQNQTEEFDGIRIGLASPDMIRSWSFGEVKKPETINYRTFKPERDGLFCARIFGPVKDYECLCGKYKRLKHRGVICEKCGVEVTLTKVRRDRMGHIELASPVAHIWFLKSLPSRIGLLLDMTLRDIERVLYFESYVVTEPGMTTLEKSQILTEEEYLDALEEHGDEFDALMGAEAVLALLQQIDLDGEVAQMREELPEIGSETKRKKITKRLKLMEAFAASGNKPEWMIMNVLPILPPDLRPLVPLDGGRFATSDLNDLYRRVINRNNRLKRLLDLVAPDIIVRNEKRMLQESVDALLDNGRRGRAITGSNKRPLKSLADMIKGKQGRFRQNLLGKRVDYSGRSVITVGPTLRLHQCGLPKKMALELFKPFIYGKLEARGLATTIKAAKKLVEREGAEVWDVLDEVIREHPVMLNRAPTLHRLGIQAFEPVLIEGKAIHLHPLVCAAYNADFDGDQMAVHVPLTIEAQMEARTLMMSTNNVLSPANGDPIIVPSQDVVLGLYYLTRDRVNGLGEGMIFTDIKEAEKAYRTGFAELHARVKIRITEHVRNADGVLEPKTTLRDTTVGRAILWQVCPDGMPYDLIDQPLGKKPISKLINHAYRNLGLKDTVIFADHIMYTGFHYAMIAGASVGIDDMVIPAAKYTIIEDSEEEVAEIQTQFEQGLVTQGEKYNKVIDIWSSANEKISKAMMDNLSKETVINAKGEPEEQDSFNSIYMMADSGARGSAAQIRQLAGMRGLMAKPDGSIIETPITANFREGLNVLQYFISTHGARKGLADTALKTANSGYLTRRLVDVAQDLVVTEHDCGTLDGLQMTPLIEGGDVVEPLRERVLGRVVAEDVVKPGTDEVLLPRNTLIDEALCDFIEENSIDQMKVRSIITCKTDFGICAHCYGRDLARGHMINQGEAIGVVAAQSIGEPGTQLTMRTFHIGGAASRASAENNVQVKNTGTLKLQNAKFVTNSEDHLVITSRSSELTVIDELGREKERYKVPYGTILNKKDGEVITSGDIIANWDPHTHPIITEVAGKVQFVELIDGVTMVRQTDELTGLSSIVVTEAGQRNSAGKEMRPAVKLVDAKGNDVMIAGTEIPAQYFLPGNAIINLEDGAEVGIGDALARIPQASSKTRDITGGLPRVADLFEARKPKLPAILAEKTGIIAFGKETKGKVRLLITQPSGEVYEEMIPKMRQLNVFEGESVLKGEVIADGPESPHDILRLRGVAPVANYIVNEVQEVYRLQGVKINDKHIEVIVRQMIRKCEILDAGDSNFLKGEILEVARVNISNRELEAAGKQPAEYEMQMMGITKASLATESFISAASFQETTRVLTEAAVAGKKDKLRGLKENVIVGRLIPAGTGYSYHQERARAKNAVPVEEVTVSADEAAQALTDALNADLSSTSE, encoded by the coding sequence GTGAAAGATTTACTTAAGTTTCTTAAGCAACAAAATCAAACAGAAGAGTTCGATGGTATTCGCATCGGACTAGCTTCACCTGACATGATTCGTTCATGGTCATTTGGTGAGGTAAAGAAACCTGAGACGATTAACTATCGTACTTTTAAGCCGGAACGTGATGGTTTGTTCTGTGCGCGTATTTTTGGACCAGTTAAAGACTACGAATGTCTTTGTGGCAAATACAAACGCCTTAAGCATCGTGGTGTAATTTGTGAAAAATGTGGCGTTGAAGTTACATTAACTAAAGTTCGTCGTGACCGTATGGGTCATATCGAATTAGCAAGCCCAGTTGCTCACATTTGGTTCTTAAAGTCATTACCATCACGTATCGGTCTATTATTAGACATGACGTTACGTGATATTGAGCGTGTGCTTTATTTTGAATCTTACGTTGTTACCGAACCCGGTATGACAACATTAGAGAAAAGCCAAATTCTAACCGAAGAAGAATATCTTGATGCGTTAGAAGAGCACGGTGATGAATTTGATGCCCTAATGGGTGCTGAAGCGGTTCTTGCGTTATTACAACAGATTGATCTTGACGGTGAAGTAGCGCAAATGCGTGAAGAATTACCTGAAATCGGCAGTGAAACAAAACGTAAAAAAATCACCAAACGTTTGAAATTAATGGAAGCATTCGCAGCTTCAGGCAATAAGCCTGAGTGGATGATCATGAACGTTTTACCAATTTTACCACCAGACTTACGTCCGTTGGTACCTTTGGATGGTGGCCGTTTTGCAACGTCTGATTTAAACGACTTATACCGTCGTGTAATCAACCGTAACAACCGTTTGAAACGTCTTCTAGACCTAGTTGCACCAGATATCATCGTACGTAACGAAAAACGTATGTTGCAAGAATCTGTTGATGCATTATTAGATAATGGTCGTCGTGGTCGAGCAATTACCGGTTCTAACAAACGTCCTCTTAAATCTCTTGCCGATATGATTAAAGGTAAGCAAGGTCGTTTCCGTCAGAATTTATTGGGTAAACGTGTTGATTATTCTGGTCGTTCAGTAATCACCGTTGGTCCAACGCTACGCTTACATCAGTGTGGTTTACCTAAGAAAATGGCACTTGAATTATTCAAACCATTTATTTACGGTAAATTAGAAGCACGTGGTCTAGCAACAACGATTAAAGCGGCTAAGAAATTAGTTGAGCGTGAAGGCGCTGAAGTTTGGGATGTACTTGACGAAGTTATTCGTGAACATCCGGTTATGCTTAACCGTGCACCTACTCTTCATAGATTGGGTATCCAAGCGTTTGAACCTGTCCTAATTGAAGGTAAAGCGATTCATTTGCATCCATTGGTTTGTGCGGCATATAACGCCGATTTCGATGGTGACCAAATGGCGGTACATGTACCGTTGACAATCGAAGCACAAATGGAAGCACGTACGTTGATGATGTCAACGAATAACGTACTTTCACCAGCTAACGGTGATCCAATCATCGTACCATCACAAGATGTTGTATTAGGTTTATATTACCTAACACGTGATCGGGTAAATGGTTTGGGTGAAGGTATGATATTTACCGACATCAAAGAAGCTGAAAAAGCTTACCGTACTGGTTTTGCTGAACTTCATGCGCGTGTAAAAATTCGTATTACAGAACATGTTCGTAATGCTGATGGTGTGCTTGAACCAAAGACTACCTTGCGTGATACCACTGTAGGTCGTGCAATTTTATGGCAAGTATGTCCAGACGGCATGCCTTATGATCTCATTGATCAGCCATTAGGTAAAAAGCCTATTTCAAAACTGATTAACCATGCGTACCGTAACTTGGGCCTTAAAGATACTGTAATCTTTGCTGACCATATTATGTATACAGGTTTCCACTACGCGATGATCGCGGGTGCTTCAGTTGGTATCGACGATATGGTAATTCCAGCGGCGAAATACACCATCATCGAAGATTCAGAAGAAGAAGTTGCAGAGATCCAAACTCAGTTTGAGCAAGGTCTTGTAACTCAAGGTGAGAAATACAACAAAGTTATTGATATTTGGTCATCTGCCAACGAGAAAATCTCGAAAGCGATGATGGACAACTTATCAAAAGAAACTGTGATTAACGCTAAAGGTGAGCCAGAAGAGCAAGACTCTTTCAACTCTATCTACATGATGGCCGATTCAGGTGCTCGTGGTAGTGCTGCTCAGATTCGTCAGCTAGCAGGTATGCGTGGTTTGATGGCTAAACCGGATGGTTCAATCATCGAAACACCAATCACAGCTAACTTCCGTGAAGGTTTGAACGTATTACAATACTTCATCTCAACTCATGGTGCGCGTAAAGGTTTGGCCGATACGGCATTGAAGACAGCTAACTCGGGTTACTTAACCCGTCGTTTAGTTGATGTTGCGCAAGATTTGGTCGTTACTGAACATGATTGTGGCACATTAGACGGTTTACAAATGACGCCATTGATTGAAGGTGGTGATGTTGTTGAACCGTTACGTGAACGTGTTCTAGGTCGTGTTGTCGCTGAAGATGTTGTTAAACCAGGTACTGATGAAGTATTACTTCCACGTAATACTTTAATTGACGAAGCGTTATGTGATTTCATTGAAGAAAACTCAATTGATCAAATGAAAGTTCGTTCAATCATCACTTGTAAAACTGACTTTGGTATTTGTGCTCATTGTTACGGCCGTGATTTGGCTCGTGGTCATATGATCAACCAAGGTGAAGCGATTGGTGTTGTGGCTGCACAATCTATCGGTGAACCTGGTACACAGTTAACCATGCGTACGTTCCACATTGGTGGTGCTGCATCACGTGCATCAGCAGAGAACAATGTACAAGTTAAGAACACAGGTACCCTGAAATTACAAAACGCTAAATTTGTAACTAACTCAGAAGATCACTTAGTGATTACTTCACGTTCATCAGAACTAACAGTAATTGACGAACTTGGTCGTGAGAAAGAGCGTTACAAAGTACCTTACGGTACCATTCTTAATAAAAAAGATGGCGAAGTAATTACTTCCGGCGATATCATTGCTAATTGGGATCCACATACGCATCCAATTATTACTGAAGTGGCAGGTAAGGTTCAATTCGTTGAACTTATCGATGGCGTTACTATGGTTCGTCAAACTGATGAGCTTACCGGTTTATCAAGTATTGTCGTCACTGAAGCTGGTCAACGTAACTCAGCGGGTAAAGAAATGCGCCCTGCAGTTAAGTTAGTTGATGCTAAAGGCAACGATGTAATGATAGCGGGTACTGAAATTCCTGCACAATACTTCTTACCAGGTAATGCAATTATTAACCTTGAAGATGGTGCGGAAGTTGGTATTGGTGATGCGTTAGCGCGTATTCCACAAGCGTCATCGAAAACTCGTGATATTACTGGTGGTCTTCCACGTGTAGCGGATTTATTTGAAGCACGTAAGCCTAAGCTTCCAGCTATTTTAGCTGAGAAAACAGGTATTATTGCTTTTGGTAAAGAAACTAAAGGTAAAGTACGTTTATTAATCACTCAGCCGAGTGGTGAAGTATACGAAGAGATGATCCCTAAAATGCGTCAATTAAACGTGTTTGAAGGTGAATCTGTACTGAAAGGTGAAGTTATCGCCGACGGTCCAGAGTCTCCGCACGATATCTTACGCTTACGTGGTGTTGCTCCAGTGGCTAACTACATTGTTAACGAAGTACAAGAAGTATACCGTTTGCAAGGTGTTAAAATTAACGATAAGCACATCGAAGTTATCGTCCGTCAAATGATCCGCAAGTGTGAGATCTTAGACGCCGGTGATAGTAACTTCCTTAAAGGCGAAATCCTTGAAGTTGCCCGTGTGAATATCTCTAATCGTGAGTTAGAAGCTGCCGGAAAACAACCAGCTGAATATGAAATGCAAATGATGGGTATTACTAAAGCATCATTGGCAACTGAGTCATTCATCTCAGCAGCATCTTTCCAAGAAACGACGCGTGTACTTACTGAAGCAGCTGTAGCTGGTAAGAAAGACAAACTTCGTGGCTTGAAAGAAAACGTTATTGTTGGACGCTTAATCCCAGCAGGTACTGGTTATTCTTATCATCAAGAACGTGCGCGTGCTAAAAACGCTGTTCCTGTTGAAGAAGTAACAGTATCAGCTGACGAAGCTGCACAAGCACTAACAGATGCTTTAAATGCAGATTTAAGCTCTACGAGTGAATAG
- the rpsL gene encoding 30S ribosomal protein S12 — MATINQLVRKPRVRQVTKSNVPALQACPQRRGVCTRVYTTTPKKPNSALRKVARVRLTNGFEVTSYIGGEGHNLQEHSVILIRGGRVKDLPGVRYHTVRGALDCSGVSDRRQGRSKYGAKRPKS, encoded by the coding sequence ATGGCAACTATTAACCAATTAGTACGTAAACCACGTGTAAGACAAGTAACTAAAAGTAACGTTCCAGCGTTACAAGCTTGTCCACAACGTCGTGGCGTATGTACTCGTGTGTATACAACTACACCAAAAAAACCTAACTCAGCACTACGTAAAGTTGCTCGTGTTCGTTTAACTAACGGCTTCGAAGTTACTTCATACATCGGTGGTGAAGGTCACAATTTACAAGAGCATAGCGTTATTTTGATTCGCGGTGGTCGTGTTAAAGATTTACCAGGTGTGCGTTACCACACCGTTCGTGGCGCACTAGATTGTTCAGGTGTAAGCGACAGAAGACAAGGCCGTTCTAAATACGGTGCTAAACGACCTAAATCTTAA